The Gemella haemolysans genome includes a region encoding these proteins:
- the infC gene encoding translation initiation factor IF-3 yields the protein MLIISKDTAQVNEGIKAKEFLLISQNGEQLGVKTKAEAMQIAERMNLDVVLVAPNAKTPVAKIMNYGKFKFEQQKKEKEARKKQKIVTTKEIRLSPTIEKHDFETKLKNARKFLAKEDKVKVSIRFKGRAITHKEIGQKVLENFSNEASDIATVEQKPKMEGRSMFLVLAPKKEK from the coding sequence GTGCTGATCATTAGTAAAGATACTGCACAAGTAAATGAAGGTATTAAAGCGAAAGAGTTTCTTTTAATTAGCCAAAATGGAGAACAATTAGGAGTTAAAACTAAGGCAGAAGCTATGCAAATTGCAGAGCGTATGAACCTAGATGTTGTTCTAGTAGCTCCAAATGCTAAAACACCAGTTGCAAAAATTATGAACTACGGTAAGTTCAAATTTGAACAACAGAAGAAAGAAAAAGAAGCACGTAAGAAACAAAAAATCGTAACAACAAAAGAGATAAGATTATCTCCAACAATTGAAAAGCACGATTTTGAAACTAAGTTGAAAAATGCACGTAAATTCTTAGCAAAAGAAGACAAAGTTAAAGTTTCTATTCGTTTTAAAGGGAGAGCAATCACCCACAAAGAAATTGGACAGAAAGTTTTAGAAAACTTTTCTAACGAAGCTAGCGATATAGCTACTGTCGAACAAAAACCTAAAATGGAAGGTCGCAGTATGTTCTTAGTTCTAGCACCAAAAAAAGAGAAATAA
- the rpmI gene encoding 50S ribosomal protein L35 has protein sequence MPKMKSHRGLAKRVKKTASGKLKRSRAYTSHWFSRKTTKQKRHLRKASLVSRGDYKRIRTLLVK, from the coding sequence ATGCCAAAAATGAAATCTCACCGTGGTTTAGCAAAACGTGTGAAAAAAACAGCTAGCGGTAAATTAAAACGTAGCCGTGCTTATACTTCTCACTGGTTTTCAAGAAAAACTACTAAACAAAAACGTCACTTACGTAAAGCTTCATTAGTATCTCGTGGTGATTACAAACGTATTAGAACTTTATTAGTTAAATAA
- the rplT gene encoding 50S ribosomal protein L20 — MPRVKGGTVTRRRRKKVLKLAKGYFGSKHTLFKVAKQQVMKSGMYAFRDRRQTKRNFRRLWIVRINAAARLNGLSYSRLMNGLKVAGIDINRKMLSEIAIHDAAGFASICEQAKAALAK, encoded by the coding sequence ATGCCACGTGTTAAAGGTGGAACTGTGACTCGTCGTCGCCGTAAAAAAGTTTTAAAACTAGCTAAAGGATATTTTGGTTCAAAACATACATTATTCAAAGTTGCTAAGCAACAAGTAATGAAATCAGGAATGTATGCTTTCAGAGACCGTCGTCAAACAAAACGTAACTTCAGAAGATTATGGATCGTTCGTATTAATGCAGCTGCAAGATTAAACGGATTATCTTACAGCCGTCTAATGAACGGACTTAAAGTTGCTGGAATCGATATTAACAGAAAAATGTTATCAGAAATCGCTATCCACGACGCAGCTGGATTCGCAAGTATTTGTGAACAAGCTAAAGCAGCTTTAGCTAAATAA
- a CDS encoding choline/ethanolamine kinase family protein, protein MYSIEKLEKILNEKVYSIEETSYGVTNNNYIVTTDKNKYFYRTSKDSTKIVNKENEKEALMLLSNEPYFLKPVYINNNNLITVFQTNPKTFISQRSLSNIVRIGKLLKEFHSKKFQAENTFNPIDQFNSYYNQIDELPYGLDDYMYIIDEFKILYKADRLCHNDLVEGNFLFSKDALYLIDFEYAGYNDYYFDIASFISENDLSYEETITFLKSYFTDEECNYNKLKVFLKFCDLLWYTWATLLYEKRNEEIYNEIAKDKLHRLKNPRKIVY, encoded by the coding sequence ATGTACAGCATAGAGAAATTGGAAAAAATACTAAATGAAAAAGTGTATTCTATCGAAGAAACAAGCTATGGAGTTACTAATAATAATTATATTGTTACTACTGATAAAAATAAATACTTCTATAGAACATCGAAAGATTCAACAAAAATAGTTAATAAAGAAAATGAAAAAGAGGCACTAATGTTATTATCAAATGAACCCTATTTTTTAAAACCAGTCTATATTAACAACAATAATTTAATAACTGTGTTCCAAACAAATCCTAAAACTTTTATTTCACAAAGAAGTTTATCAAATATTGTAAGAATAGGAAAACTTTTAAAAGAGTTTCATTCAAAAAAATTCCAAGCTGAAAATACTTTTAATCCTATAGATCAATTTAATAGTTACTATAATCAAATCGATGAATTGCCTTACGGATTAGACGATTATATGTATATAATAGATGAATTCAAAATACTATACAAAGCTGATAGACTATGCCATAACGATTTAGTAGAAGGTAATTTCCTATTCTCTAAAGATGCTTTATACTTAATCGATTTTGAATATGCTGGATATAATGATTACTACTTTGATATTGCAAGTTTCATCTCTGAAAATGATTTAAGCTATGAAGAAACAATAACGTTCTTAAAATCATATTTTACTGATGAAGAATGTAATTATAATAAATTAAAAGTCTTCTTAAAATTTTGTGATTTACTTTGGTATACATGGGCTACACTGTTATATGAAAAAAGAAATGAAGAAATATATAATGAAATAGCTAAAGATAAGCTTCATAGATTAAAGAATCCAAGAAAAATAGTCTACTAA
- the yaaA gene encoding S4 domain-containing protein YaaA: MKEVFINSEYITLAQFLKLEGFIGSGGEAKYFLQDVEVELNGELENRRGKKLYSNDIIKLEGNEFIIINEN, translated from the coding sequence ATGAAAGAAGTTTTTATTAATAGTGAATATATCACATTAGCACAATTTTTAAAGTTAGAAGGTTTCATAGGTTCTGGAGGAGAGGCTAAGTACTTTTTACAAGATGTAGAAGTTGAGTTAAACGGAGAACTAGAAAATAGACGAGGGAAAAAGTTATATTCAAACGATATTATTAAATTAGAAGGAAATGAATTCATAATTATTAATGAGAATTAA
- the recF gene encoding DNA replication/repair protein RecF (All proteins in this family for which functions are known are DNA-binding proteins that assist the filamentation of RecA onto DNA for the initiation of recombination or recombinational repair.), which yields MNIDVHPSLNVLVGNNANGKTNIIESIFCLALGRSYRTKSDSECIMFGETATAMSCVVNKNDKNLDIMLGISNKGKSAKIAGVKKTKLTDFVGELNVVLFSPEDLQLVKGSPSLRREFINREFYQFSRIYHKYYLMYQHLLKQRNSYLKDMRKNPKDEMSLAYLETLTSQLAKVAIYITKERVSFVQDISELTYKNMMNISNGQESLKIRYKSSVLESLNIADITDEGFTEENLTKVMMKKFFDDIMRGSTKIGPHQDDLEFYINDLDAKMYASQGQQRSIVLSLKLAEINYLKSKTGTYPVLLLDDVLSELDKNRQLKLLDAINENVQTFITTPSISDIKEDLLKKAKVFKIENGNISELI from the coding sequence ATGAATATAGATGTACATCCCTCGCTTAATGTTTTAGTAGGAAACAATGCGAATGGAAAAACTAATATTATAGAATCTATTTTTTGTTTAGCGCTTGGACGCAGTTACCGAACAAAAAGTGATAGTGAATGCATAATGTTTGGCGAAACTGCCACTGCGATGTCATGTGTAGTTAATAAAAATGACAAGAATCTCGATATTATGTTAGGTATAAGTAATAAAGGAAAAAGTGCTAAAATTGCAGGAGTAAAGAAGACTAAACTAACAGATTTTGTAGGAGAGCTTAATGTAGTATTATTTTCTCCAGAAGATTTACAATTAGTAAAAGGATCTCCGTCACTTAGAAGAGAGTTTATAAACAGAGAATTTTATCAGTTCTCACGTATTTATCATAAGTATTATTTAATGTACCAACATTTATTAAAGCAGAGAAATTCTTATTTAAAAGATATGAGGAAAAATCCAAAGGATGAGATGTCTCTTGCGTATTTAGAGACGCTTACTTCTCAATTAGCTAAAGTGGCTATATATATAACAAAAGAAAGAGTATCGTTTGTTCAAGATATTTCAGAATTGACCTATAAAAATATGATGAATATATCTAATGGTCAAGAATCACTAAAAATCAGATACAAAAGTTCAGTTCTAGAATCCTTAAATATAGCTGATATAACAGATGAAGGATTTACTGAAGAGAATTTAACTAAAGTTATGATGAAAAAATTCTTTGATGATATAATGCGCGGTAGTACTAAAATAGGACCGCATCAAGATGACCTTGAATTCTATATAAATGATCTTGATGCAAAAATGTATGCATCACAAGGACAACAACGAAGCATCGTATTATCACTTAAATTAGCTGAGATAAATTATCTAAAATCGAAAACAGGTACTTATCCAGTTTTACTTTTAGATGATGTACTAAGTGAATTAGATAAAAATAGACAACTAAAATTATTAGATGCAATTAATGAAAATGTACAAACATTCATTACAACACCTTCGATATCAGATATTAAAGAAGATTTATTAAAAAAAGCTAAAGTTTTCAAAATAGAAAATGGAAATATTAGTGAATTAATCTAG
- the gyrB gene encoding DNA topoisomerase (ATP-hydrolyzing) subunit B, with the protein MVEKKQIQEYNADQIQVLEGLEAVRVRPGMYIGSTSSKGLHHLVWEIVDNSIDEALAGYCDTITVAIEKGNWIRVEDNGRGIPVDIQEQTGKPALEVILTVLHAGGKFGGGGYKVSGGLHGVGASVVNALSTNLEASVHRDGKIHTMKFERGDVVQGITVVGNTDRTGTTIRFKADPEIFQETTVYDYDILRTRIRELAFLNKGITIILKDEREGQEKEETFYYEGGLLEYVEMLNENKDALHEAIYVHGEMDGKEVEISMQYNTGYSSNVLSYANNINTHEGGTHESGFKTALTRIINSYGKKNKLIKDKESLTGDDVREGLVAIISIKHPNPQFEGQTKTKLGNSEMSTITNKLFSEELDRFLLENPKIAKIIVEKGLQASRARIAAKKARESTRRKNALEFTNLPGKLADCSSKDAAECELFLVEGDSAGGSAKLGRNSKFQAILPLKGKILNVEKVRIDKVLANDEVRSLITAIGMGIGETLNIDKLRYHKIVIMTDADVDGSHIRTLLLTFFFRYMRELIDEGYVYIARPPLYGLKVGKKEFYCHTEEELKQNIEEHAGDKKYTVQRYKGLGEMNAEELWDTTMDPEHRLMYQVSIDDAQRADAAFDTLMGEKVEPRRKFIEDNALNVINLDI; encoded by the coding sequence ATGGTAGAAAAAAAACAAATACAAGAATATAATGCCGATCAGATTCAGGTTCTTGAAGGACTTGAAGCCGTTAGGGTAAGACCAGGTATGTATATCGGTTCTACATCTAGTAAAGGTCTACACCACCTTGTTTGGGAAATTGTAGATAACTCTATAGATGAAGCCTTAGCCGGATATTGTGACACAATAACAGTTGCAATTGAAAAAGGAAATTGGATAAGAGTAGAAGATAATGGACGTGGTATTCCAGTAGATATTCAAGAACAAACTGGAAAACCAGCGCTTGAAGTAATTCTTACAGTACTTCACGCCGGAGGTAAATTCGGTGGAGGCGGATATAAAGTATCAGGTGGTCTTCACGGGGTAGGTGCCAGTGTAGTAAATGCTTTATCTACGAATCTAGAAGCTTCAGTTCATCGTGATGGGAAAATCCATACAATGAAGTTTGAACGAGGAGATGTAGTTCAAGGAATTACAGTAGTAGGAAATACTGATAGAACTGGAACGACTATTCGTTTTAAAGCAGATCCAGAAATTTTCCAAGAAACAACAGTATATGATTACGATATTTTAAGAACACGTATTAGAGAACTTGCTTTCTTAAATAAAGGTATAACAATTATACTTAAAGATGAAAGAGAAGGACAAGAAAAAGAAGAGACTTTCTACTATGAAGGTGGATTATTAGAATATGTAGAAATGTTAAATGAAAATAAAGATGCTTTACACGAAGCAATTTATGTGCATGGTGAGATGGATGGAAAAGAAGTTGAAATCTCAATGCAATATAACACAGGATATTCTAGCAATGTATTAAGTTATGCTAATAACATTAATACACATGAGGGTGGAACTCACGAAAGTGGATTTAAAACAGCACTTACAAGAATCATCAACTCGTATGGTAAAAAGAATAAACTTATTAAAGACAAAGAGTCATTAACAGGTGATGACGTTCGTGAAGGACTTGTTGCGATTATCTCAATTAAACACCCAAATCCACAGTTCGAAGGACAAACAAAAACTAAACTAGGTAACTCAGAGATGAGTACAATTACTAATAAGTTATTCTCTGAAGAATTAGATAGATTCTTACTAGAAAATCCAAAAATAGCAAAAATAATAGTTGAAAAAGGACTTCAAGCATCACGTGCTAGAATTGCAGCTAAAAAAGCTCGTGAATCTACACGTCGTAAAAATGCTTTAGAATTTACAAACCTTCCTGGGAAACTAGCTGACTGTTCGAGTAAAGATGCAGCTGAATGTGAACTATTCCTAGTCGAAGGGGACTCTGCGGGAGGAAGTGCAAAACTTGGACGTAATAGTAAATTCCAAGCCATTTTACCATTAAAAGGTAAAATTCTGAACGTAGAGAAAGTAAGAATAGATAAAGTATTAGCTAATGACGAAGTACGTTCATTAATTACAGCTATTGGTATGGGAATTGGAGAAACATTAAATATTGATAAACTTCGTTATCATAAAATTGTTATCATGACCGATGCCGATGTCGATGGAAGTCACATTAGAACATTATTATTAACATTCTTCTTCAGATATATGAGAGAACTTATCGATGAAGGATATGTATATATCGCTAGACCACCTCTATATGGTCTAAAAGTAGGTAAAAAAGAATTCTACTGTCATACAGAAGAAGAGCTTAAACAAAATATTGAAGAACATGCTGGAGATAAGAAGTACACTGTTCAACGATACAAAGGTCTTGGAGAGATGAATGCAGAAGAACTATGGGATACTACAATGGATCCAGAACATCGTTTAATGTATCAAGTAAGTATTGATGATGCTCAAAGAGCGGATGCAGCATTTGATACGTTAATGGGTGAAAAAGTAGAACCAAGACGTAAATTCATCGAAGATAATGCTCTAAATGTTATAAACTTAGACATTTAG
- the gyrA gene encoding DNA gyrase subunit A — protein sequence MEDNKNNITLRNITTEIENSFLDYSMSVIVSRALPDVRDGLKPVHRRILYAFNDLGLTYDKPYKKSAFVVGEVMAKYHPHGDSATYGTIVRLAQDFNSRYPLVDGQGNFGSIDGDGAAAMRYTEARMSKIASELLRDINKDTVDMQDNYDGTKQEPKVLPARIPNLLVNGSSGIAVGMATNIPPHNLGEVIDGVIALADNSEITIAELMSKIKGPDFPTGSFLLGRSGIVKAYTTGRGSVIMRGKTEIEQMKNGKERIVITEIPYQVNKAKLVEKIAELARDKKIEGVTDLRDESNLKGIRIVIELRRDVNSNVILNNLYKLTPLQSSFGVNMIALVNGVPKLLNLKEVLYYYLEHQKEVVVRRTKFDLKKAQARAHILEGLRIALDNIDRIISLIRGSQTAEEAKAGLIDQFGLTEIQAQAILDMRLQRLTGLERDKIEEEYSKLMELIADLEDILAKPERVIQIVKDELLEVKEKFGDKRRSVIIEGQVDQIENEDLIEKEQIIITLSHNQYIKRLAASTYKSQGRGGRGVNGMTTNDEDNVAYMLSCSTHDHILFFTDKGKVYTLKGYEINQMSRQSKGIPIINLLEIEKEEKVNSIIAISDLQEEGTSLIFSTKYGIIKKSKLGDYASILKKGKIALKLDEDDSLIDVQRITDDQDIMIVTANGQAIRINAEKVRTMGRVSRGVKGITLSPDDYVVGMEVVDESKKILTVTENGIGKISKSTEFNVINRGGKGVKVAKVTKKTGKIVAVKSIAGNEDLMIMTDQGIIIRIDVSTISTLGRTATGVKVINLVDDQKVATVTLAAKEEIYEEE from the coding sequence ATGGAAGATAATAAAAATAATATTACCTTAAGAAACATAACGACTGAAATTGAAAATTCATTCTTAGATTATTCAATGAGTGTTATTGTATCACGTGCCTTACCAGATGTACGTGACGGGTTAAAACCAGTTCATAGAAGGATACTTTATGCTTTTAATGACTTAGGGTTAACATATGATAAACCTTACAAAAAAAGTGCCTTTGTTGTAGGGGAAGTAATGGCGAAGTATCACCCACACGGTGACTCTGCAACATACGGTACAATTGTACGTTTAGCGCAAGATTTCAACAGTAGATATCCTTTAGTAGATGGACAAGGGAACTTTGGTTCTATCGATGGAGATGGAGCTGCTGCGATGCGTTATACAGAAGCAAGAATGAGTAAAATTGCTTCTGAACTACTTCGTGATATTAACAAAGATACAGTTGATATGCAAGATAACTATGATGGTACTAAACAAGAACCAAAAGTATTACCAGCAAGGATACCTAACTTATTAGTTAACGGAAGTAGTGGTATTGCAGTTGGTATGGCGACTAACATTCCGCCACACAACTTAGGCGAAGTTATCGATGGAGTAATCGCATTAGCAGATAACTCTGAAATAACTATTGCTGAACTTATGTCTAAGATAAAAGGACCAGACTTCCCAACAGGCTCATTCTTATTAGGTCGTAGTGGAATAGTTAAAGCCTACACAACAGGACGTGGTTCTGTAATAATGCGTGGTAAAACTGAAATTGAACAAATGAAAAATGGTAAAGAAAGAATTGTTATTACAGAAATTCCTTACCAAGTAAACAAAGCTAAATTAGTAGAAAAAATTGCTGAATTAGCTCGTGATAAAAAAATAGAAGGTGTTACAGACCTTCGTGATGAAAGTAACCTAAAAGGTATAAGAATTGTAATAGAATTACGTCGTGATGTTAATAGTAACGTAATTTTAAATAATTTATACAAATTAACGCCATTACAAAGTTCATTTGGTGTTAACATGATTGCTCTTGTAAATGGAGTACCTAAGTTATTAAATCTTAAAGAAGTACTTTACTACTATCTAGAACACCAAAAAGAAGTAGTAGTTAGAAGAACTAAATTCGATCTTAAAAAAGCTCAGGCGCGTGCTCACATATTAGAAGGTTTAAGAATTGCTTTAGACAATATAGATAGAATTATTAGCTTAATTCGTGGATCACAAACTGCTGAAGAAGCAAAAGCTGGCTTAATAGATCAATTCGGATTAACTGAAATTCAAGCTCAAGCTATCCTAGATATGCGTCTTCAAAGACTTACAGGTTTAGAACGCGATAAGATTGAAGAAGAGTACAGCAAACTTATGGAACTTATCGCTGATTTAGAAGATATTCTAGCTAAACCAGAGCGTGTAATTCAAATAGTTAAAGATGAATTATTAGAAGTTAAAGAAAAATTCGGAGATAAACGTCGTAGTGTAATTATCGAAGGACAAGTAGATCAAATCGAAAATGAAGATTTAATCGAAAAAGAACAAATTATAATTACTCTATCCCATAACCAATACATTAAACGTCTTGCTGCAAGTACTTATAAATCTCAAGGTCGTGGTGGACGCGGAGTAAATGGTATGACTACAAACGATGAGGATAATGTAGCTTATATGCTAAGTTGTTCAACTCACGATCATATTCTATTCTTTACAGATAAAGGTAAGGTTTATACTCTTAAAGGTTATGAAATTAACCAAATGAGTAGACAATCTAAAGGAATACCTATCATTAACTTATTAGAAATTGAAAAAGAAGAGAAAGTAAACTCTATTATTGCAATATCTGATCTTCAAGAAGAAGGAACAAGCTTAATCTTCTCAACTAAATATGGTATCATTAAGAAATCTAAATTAGGAGATTACGCAAGTATCCTTAAGAAAGGTAAGATTGCTCTTAAACTTGATGAAGACGACTCACTAATTGATGTTCAAAGAATTACTGATGATCAAGATATTATGATTGTTACAGCAAATGGACAAGCAATTAGAATTAATGCTGAAAAAGTCCGTACAATGGGACGTGTAAGTCGTGGTGTTAAAGGTATTACACTTTCTCCAGATGACTATGTAGTAGGTATGGAAGTTGTTGATGAGTCTAAGAAAATTTTAACAGTAACAGAAAATGGTATTGGTAAAATTTCTAAATCTACGGAATTCAATGTAATTAACCGTGGCGGAAAAGGTGTTAAAGTAGCGAAAGTTACTAAGAAAACAGGTAAGATTGTAGCGGTTAAATCAATCGCAGGAAACGAAGATTTAATGATTATGACTGATCAAGGAATTATTATTAGAATAGACGTTTCAACAATTAGCACACTTGGAAGAACAGCGACAGGTGTTAAAGTAATTAATCTTGTTGATGATCAAAAAGTAGCAACTGTTACATTAGCAGCGAAAGAAGAAATCTACGAAGAAGAATAA
- the ppc gene encoding phosphoenolpyruvate carboxylase codes for MQKTRLESNVNENIIQEEIQILTEMLLKATQKLISEETFQKIVELKSLADQKNYEKLNLIIKDLTQEEMEIVANFFSVLPLLINIAEDVDLAYEVNYKNNSGESYIGKLSDSIKNIKDKNILDNINVVPVLTAHPTQVQRKTILDLTEKLHSLLRKHRDVKNGLINERKWRNSIQKHIEILIQSDIIREKKLKVANEITNVLEYYNLSFIKAIGKLMTEYKLLLEENNIDLKNETPITMGMWIGGDRDGNPFVTAETLNLSAMKQCELISNYYLDKLESLYRTFSMSTQYIQESKELEELANRSNDSSVYREKEPYRRAIFYIKEKLENTKEFLLNDKEIGEKYLTSLEFINDLEVIKTSLLENKGEILITGEFEELLNVVKIFGFYLASIDMRQDSSVYEASVAELLRSANIEKDYSSLSEDEKCKLLLKQLEEDPRPLSINDEDKQSEELRKELAIFRTARKLKDKLGDNVIKQNIISHTTSVSDLLELAIMLKEVGLVGSDFARLQLVPLFETIEDLENSYEVMDKYLSLDIVKKWVSDNGRYQEIMLGYSDSNKDGGYLSSGWSLYKAQQELSSLGEKHNIKVTFFHGRGGTVGRGGGPSYDAIISQPLGSVQDRIRLTEQGEIIAAKYGNSDAAYYNLEALFSAVIQRMNADKVNTDIRDIPEIQIIMDEIVDDSYSKYRELVFENPNFYNYFFEATPIKEISSLNIGSRPASRKKITDIGGLRAIPWVFSWSQSRIMLPGWYGVGTAFSNFINKDKANIEKLRSMYKQWPFFTSLLSNVDMVMSKSDMDIAKEYANLCNNEETKNVYEEILREWNLTKQVVLEISEHKEFLEDNTYLTRSLENRLQYFNTLNLLQVELIKRAREGKLPESQINTIHITINGVATGLRNSG; via the coding sequence ATGCAAAAAACAAGACTAGAAAGCAATGTAAATGAAAATATTATCCAAGAGGAGATTCAGATTCTTACTGAAATGTTATTGAAAGCAACTCAAAAATTAATTTCAGAAGAAACTTTTCAAAAGATAGTAGAATTGAAATCATTAGCAGATCAGAAAAATTATGAAAAATTAAATCTTATTATTAAAGACTTAACACAAGAGGAAATGGAAATTGTTGCTAACTTCTTCTCAGTTTTACCTCTTTTAATTAATATTGCCGAAGATGTTGACTTAGCTTATGAGGTAAACTATAAAAATAACTCTGGTGAGTCTTACATAGGTAAGTTATCTGATTCAATAAAAAATATTAAAGATAAAAATATTTTAGATAATATTAATGTTGTACCAGTATTAACAGCACACCCTACACAGGTTCAACGCAAAACAATTCTTGATTTAACTGAAAAATTACACTCATTATTAAGAAAACATAGAGATGTGAAAAATGGTTTAATTAATGAAAGAAAATGGAGAAATTCAATCCAAAAACATATCGAAATATTAATACAAAGTGATATTATTCGTGAGAAAAAACTAAAAGTAGCAAATGAGATTACAAACGTATTAGAGTATTATAATTTATCTTTCATAAAAGCAATTGGAAAACTAATGACTGAGTATAAGCTGTTATTAGAAGAAAATAATATTGATTTAAAAAATGAAACACCGATAACTATGGGAATGTGGATTGGTGGAGACCGTGATGGTAACCCGTTTGTAACAGCTGAAACACTGAATTTATCAGCGATGAAACAGTGTGAACTTATATCTAATTATTATTTAGATAAATTAGAAAGTTTATATAGAACATTCTCAATGTCGACTCAATATATTCAAGAAAGCAAAGAATTAGAAGAATTAGCTAATCGTTCTAATGATTCATCAGTATATAGAGAAAAAGAACCATATAGAAGAGCAATATTTTATATTAAAGAAAAACTTGAAAATACTAAAGAATTCTTACTTAATGATAAGGAAATTGGAGAAAAGTACTTAACATCATTAGAATTTATTAATGATTTAGAAGTAATAAAAACATCTTTATTAGAAAATAAAGGTGAAATATTAATCACTGGAGAATTTGAGGAATTACTAAATGTTGTGAAAATCTTTGGATTCTATTTAGCAAGTATAGATATGCGTCAAGATTCAAGTGTCTATGAAGCTTCTGTAGCAGAATTACTAAGAAGTGCTAATATTGAAAAAGACTATAGTTCTTTAAGTGAAGATGAAAAATGTAAATTGTTATTAAAACAATTAGAAGAAGATCCACGTCCTCTAAGTATTAATGATGAAGATAAACAATCAGAAGAATTAAGAAAAGAGCTTGCTATTTTTAGAACAGCTAGAAAATTAAAAGATAAACTTGGAGACAATGTTATTAAACAAAACATTATATCTCATACGACTAGTGTGTCAGATTTATTAGAACTAGCGATTATGCTTAAAGAAGTTGGATTAGTAGGTAGTGATTTTGCTAGGTTACAACTCGTACCATTATTTGAAACAATTGAAGACTTAGAAAATTCATATGAAGTTATGGATAAATACTTAAGCTTAGATATAGTGAAAAAATGGGTGAGTGATAATGGTCGATACCAAGAAATAATGTTAGGATATTCAGATAGTAACAAAGATGGTGGATATTTATCATCAGGATGGTCTTTATATAAAGCTCAACAAGAACTTTCTTCGCTTGGTGAGAAACACAATATCAAAGTTACATTCTTCCACGGTCGTGGTGGTACTGTAGGTCGAGGTGGAGGACCAAGTTATGATGCGATTATTTCACAACCACTAGGAAGTGTTCAAGATAGGATCCGACTTACGGAACAAGGGGAAATTATAGCTGCTAAGTATGGAAATAGTGATGCTGCTTATTATAATCTAGAAGCATTATTCTCTGCTGTAATTCAAAGAATGAATGCCGATAAAGTGAATACTGACATTAGAGATATTCCAGAAATTCAAATCATTATGGATGAAATCGTTGATGATAGTTATAGTAAATACCGTGAGTTAGTGTTTGAAAATCCAAACTTCTACAATTATTTCTTTGAGGCAACCCCAATTAAAGAAATATCAAGTTTAAATATAGGTTCTCGTCCAGCATCACGTAAGAAAATTACGGATATCGGTGGCTTAAGGGCTATTCCTTGGGTATTTTCATGGTCACAAAGTAGAATTATGCTTCCAGGTTGGTATGGAGTAGGAACAGCATTCTCTAATTTTATCAATAAAGACAAAGCAAATATTGAAAAGCTACGTTCTATGTATAAACAATGGCCATTCTTTACATCATTATTATCAAATGTAGATATGGTTATGTCAAAATCAGATATGGATATTGCAAAAGAATATGCAAATCTATGTAATAATGAAGAAACTAAAAATGTATACGAAGAAATTCTAAGAGAGTGGAACTTGACTAAACAAGTAGTACTAGAAATTTCAGAACACAAAGAGTTCTTAGAAGATAATACATATTTAACTCGAAGTTTAGAAAATAGGTTACAATACTTTAATACTCTAAACTTACTACAAGTGGAATTGATTAAACGTGCAAGAGAAGGTAAATTGCCAGAATCTCAAATTAATACAATTCACATAACAATTAACGGAGTTGCTACTGGACTTAGAAACTCAGGATAA